A genomic region of Trifolium pratense cultivar HEN17-A07 linkage group LG3, ARS_RC_1.1, whole genome shotgun sequence contains the following coding sequences:
- the LOC123918691 gene encoding peroxidase 4-like produces the protein MAHSPNSYVALALIFLLIGTSSAQLSENFYSNKCPKVFDTVKSVVRSAVAKERRIGASLLRLFFHDCFVDGCDGSILLDDTSSFKGEKTAAPNNNSVRGYELIDAIKSKVEAICPGVVSCADIVAITARDSVLILGGPFWNVKVGRRDSRTANFTAANTGVIPPPTSNLTNLISTFQAQGLSAKDMVALSGAHTIGKSRCTSFRNHIYNDSNIDNTFAKIRQNNCPKKSGLGDNNLANLDFRTPTYFDNNYYKNLIIKRGLLHSDQVLFNGGSTDSIVKTYSQNDKAFDSDFVAAMIKMGNNKPLIGKQGEIRKNCRRFN, from the exons ATGGCACATTCTCCTAATTCTTATGTTGCATTAGCATTGATCTTCCTTCTTATAGGGACCTCTTCAGCTCAACTTTCTGAGAACTTTTATTCTAACAAATGTCCCAAAGTTTTTGACACGGTTAAATCTGTTGTTAGATCAGCTGTGGCTAAAGAACGTCGAATCGGTGCATCTCTCCTTCGCCTCTTCTTCCACGACTGCTTTGTTGAT GGTTGTGATGGGTCAATACTACTTGATGACACTTCATCCTTCAAAGGAGAGAAAACTGCAGCTCCTAACAACAATTCAGTGAGAGGTTATGAACTAATTGATGCTATAAAATCTAAGGTCGAAGCAATATGCCCTGGTGTGGTCTCATGTGCTGATATTGTGGCCATTACTGCTCGTGACTCTGTTCTCATT CTTGGAGGGCCATTTTGGAATGTAAAAGTTGGAAGAAGAGATTCAAGGACAGCTAATTTCACTGCAGCAAACACTGGTGTTATTCCACCTCCTACATCTAACCTAACTAACCTTATCTCAACTTTTCAAGCTCAAGGACTTTCTGCCAAGGACATGGTTGCTTTATCTG GGGCACACACAATAGGGAAATCAAGATGTACAAGTTTCAGAAACCACATATACAATGACAGCAACATTGACAATACATTTGCTAAGATAAGGCAAAATAATTGTCCAAAGAAAAGTGGCTTAGGAGACAATAATCTAGCAAATCTAGATTTTAGAACTCCAACTTATTTTGACAATAATTACTACAAGAATCTCATTATAAAAAGAGGATTACTTCATTCTGATCAAGTACTCTTCAATGGTGGATCCACTGATTCAATTGTTAAAACTTATAGTCAGAATGATAAAGCCTTTGATTCTGATTTTGTTGCTGCAATGATTAAGATGGGAAATAATAAGCCTTTAATTGGGAAACAAGGAGAGATTAGGAAGAATTGCAGGAGATTCAATTAG